The Actinomycetota bacterium genome has a segment encoding these proteins:
- a CDS encoding IS256 family transposase, whose product MDRVDEDELELLGPDGILTELTSKILERALDVELTDHLGYERGDSSGYGSGNHRNGSSPKTVLTDAGAVPVAVPRDRNGSFQPKVVPKHQRRLNGFNELIIGLVARGMTVRDVQAHLAEVYGVAVSPELVSKVTDAVVPELRAWQNRPLDAVWPIVYLDAVVVKVRDDHVVVNRPVYIALGVDIEGRKHVLGLWLGDGGEGAKFWLGVATELSNRGVKDVLIICCDGLTGLPEAIETVWPRTTVQTCVVHLIRNSIKFCSWRDRKHVTRALKPIYRAATVEAAADALDDFELEWGDRYPAIVDLWRRNWERFTPFLAFPAPVRKIIYTTNAVESLNYQLRKVTKTRGHFPTEQAVLKILYLAIRNIGHDRGGELGTGTHGWKQALNAFAIAFPGRLTI is encoded by the coding sequence ATGGACCGGGTCGACGAGGACGAGCTCGAGCTGTTGGGCCCCGACGGGATCCTGACCGAGCTGACTTCCAAGATCTTGGAACGGGCGCTGGACGTCGAGCTGACCGATCACCTGGGCTACGAGCGCGGCGACAGCTCGGGCTATGGGTCGGGCAACCACCGCAACGGCAGCTCGCCCAAAACCGTGCTGACCGACGCCGGCGCGGTGCCGGTCGCCGTGCCCCGCGACCGCAACGGCAGCTTCCAGCCCAAGGTCGTGCCCAAGCACCAGCGACGCCTGAATGGGTTCAACGAGTTGATCATCGGACTGGTGGCCCGCGGCATGACCGTACGCGACGTCCAGGCGCACCTGGCCGAGGTGTACGGCGTGGCGGTGTCCCCCGAGCTGGTGTCCAAGGTCACCGACGCGGTCGTGCCCGAGCTGCGCGCGTGGCAGAACCGGCCGCTGGACGCCGTCTGGCCGATCGTGTACCTCGACGCGGTCGTGGTGAAGGTCCGCGACGACCACGTCGTGGTCAATCGGCCCGTCTACATCGCGCTGGGGGTCGATATCGAGGGCCGCAAGCACGTGCTGGGCCTGTGGCTCGGCGACGGCGGTGAGGGCGCCAAGTTCTGGCTGGGTGTCGCAACTGAGCTGTCCAACCGTGGCGTCAAGGACGTGCTGATCATCTGCTGCGACGGGCTGACCGGCCTGCCCGAGGCGATCGAGACCGTCTGGCCGCGCACCACAGTCCAGACCTGTGTCGTGCACCTGATCCGCAACTCGATCAAGTTCTGCTCGTGGCGAGACCGCAAGCACGTCACCAGAGCGCTCAAGCCGATCTACCGGGCCGCCACCGTCGAGGCCGCCGCCGACGCGCTCGATGACTTCGAGCTCGAGTGGGGCGACCGCTATCCCGCGATCGTGGACCTGTGGCGGCGCAACTGGGAGCGGTTCACGCCGTTCCTGGCGTTCCCCGCGCCCGTGCGCAAGATCATCTACACCACCAACGCGGTCGAGTCGCTCAACTACCAGCTGCGCAAGGTCACCAAGACCCGCGGGCACTTCCCCACCGAACAGGCCGTCCTGAAAATCCTCTACCTCGCGATCCGCAACATCGGTCACGACCGCGGTGGGGAACTCGGTACCGGCACCCACGGCTGGAAGCAGGCACTCAACGCGTTCGCGATCGCGTTCCCCGGACGACTCACCATCTAA
- a CDS encoding endonuclease/exonuclease/phosphatase family protein has translation MKSSRSSATITTCSPARPVPRRCRSIHRQPLAVRRGPRGGPARSRRQHHRRVDRQPHCRQDPRAVSQRAATARRPQALHGPSNREHAREVQAVRAARLIERLLDGDDSQVVLTGDLDAMPDSASIRFWCGKQSLDAMSVHYQDAWDVTHAAEPGHTFTPDNPLVSEQWRPRPGRRIDYILIRTGDKGASLSTPANSPSISTIDDVWASDHFGVVADLKNRLAS, from the coding sequence ATCAAGTCGTCGAGGTCCTCGGCGACGATCACGACGTGTTCACCAGCGCGGCCGGTCCCCCGACGGTGTCGGAGCATCCATCGCCAGCCGCTGGCCGTTCGACGTGGTCCTCGAGGCGGACCTGCCCGTAGCAGACGACAACACCACCGCAGGGTGGATCGGCAGCCTCACTGTCGTCAGGATCCACGTGCCGTCTCCCAACGAGCCGCCACTGCTCGCCGACCACAAGCCCTGCATGGGCCATCCAACCGTGAACACGCCCGGGAAGTGCAGGCCGTCCGGGCGGCCCGCCTCATCGAACGACTGCTCGACGGGGACGACTCCCAGGTCGTCCTGACGGGGGATCTCGACGCCATGCCCGACTCCGCCAGCATCCGGTTCTGGTGCGGCAAGCAGTCCCTCGACGCCATGAGCGTTCACTACCAGGACGCGTGGGATGTCACGCACGCGGCAGAACCCGGGCACACGTTCACCCCCGACAACCCGCTCGTATCGGAGCAGTGGCGACCACGACCGGGTCGGCGCATCGACTACATCCTCATCCGCACCGGCGACAAGGGAGCATCCCTCTCGACGCCTGCGAACTCGCCTTCGATATCCACCATCGACGACGTCTGGGCCAGCGACCACTTCGGCGTCGTCGCCGACCTCAAGAACAGGCTGGCCAGCTGA
- a CDS encoding helix-turn-helix domain-containing protein has protein sequence MTVEQAGELLGISRRTAYRAAATGDIPTIRLGRRILVPTALLHRMLGLDHDPASHGDPGDGGPSGDDAAPPTTPA, from the coding sequence ATGACCGTCGAACAGGCCGGGGAACTGCTCGGGATCAGCCGCCGCACCGCCTACCGCGCCGCCGCCACCGGCGACATCCCCACCATCCGCCTCGGCCGCCGCATCCTGGTCCCCACCGCCCTGCTGCACCGCATGCTCGGCCTCGACCACGACCCGGCTTCCCACGGCGACCCAGGCGACGGCGGACCCTCGGGCGACGACGCCGCGCCTCCCACCACCCCCGCGTAG
- a CDS encoding ABC transporter substrate-binding protein, translating into MITFLGRRPTGSPIPRPGHIPAAARLTVLVILAATVGACTEQGGEPRNALTPTATAAADAQDGGGGVFYSYLRQPESIDPGVAVDADDLAVVNQLFDSLTVSGPDLTLLPAAAASWEVNGPPDPADPQAPEPATVFTFHLRPDATFHDGTPVTAESFVRGWQRIVDRTSSEPSPTFYLLETVKGFEDAQAGGELSGVMAVDDHTLRVELTTPFAEFPALVAHPTLAPVPPAAVDDADAFGRQPVGNGPFRLAEPWQPGRSRGLRLAAYEDHPDDGPIIDQLVYRIYQGDGAPAEGYDDFRNGTLDVAPIPGGRMMRAVEQFGRSDDGYTGPGVVDGIKLITAFYGFDTEKPPFDDPAVRQGLSLLIDRRAIVEEVVGEGRAVATSVVPPGIPGYEPAACAACDFDPGRAKQLLDGKVGPDRPVELVIWQAADHEDVAARVARDVNATLGEGSLTVRTLAHGEWLDAIRAGQAAFFLSGWVAEYASAETFLYSLFHQGRIGSDNLTRYKHPQVNELLDRARRELDAATRAELYQQAETIVLQDMPVAPLYFYRHQRVVGERVRGFRLDPLGEVDMTVVTLQPTG; encoded by the coding sequence GTGATCACCTTCCTCGGCCGCCGCCCGACCGGTTCGCCGATCCCGCGGCCGGGTCACATCCCCGCCGCTGCTCGCCTAACCGTGCTCGTGATCCTGGCCGCCACGGTCGGGGCCTGCACGGAGCAGGGCGGCGAGCCCCGGAACGCGCTGACCCCGACCGCGACCGCCGCGGCGGACGCTCAGGACGGCGGCGGGGGGGTGTTCTACAGCTACCTGCGGCAACCCGAGTCGATCGACCCGGGCGTGGCGGTGGACGCCGACGACCTGGCCGTCGTGAACCAGCTGTTTGACTCTCTTACCGTCAGCGGTCCCGATCTCACGCTCCTGCCGGCCGCCGCGGCGTCGTGGGAGGTGAACGGCCCACCCGATCCTGCCGACCCGCAGGCGCCGGAACCGGCCACGGTGTTCACCTTCCACCTCCGGCCCGACGCCACGTTCCACGACGGCACGCCGGTGACCGCGGAGAGCTTCGTGCGGGGATGGCAGCGCATCGTCGACCGCACCTCGTCGGAGCCGTCACCGACGTTCTACCTCCTCGAGACGGTGAAGGGGTTCGAGGACGCGCAGGCCGGGGGTGAGCTGTCCGGCGTGATGGCCGTGGACGACCACACGCTTCGGGTCGAGCTCACGACCCCGTTCGCGGAGTTCCCCGCCCTGGTCGCCCACCCGACGTTGGCCCCGGTCCCACCAGCCGCTGTGGACGACGCGGACGCGTTCGGCCGGCAACCGGTCGGTAACGGCCCCTTCCGGCTCGCCGAACCATGGCAGCCGGGGCGGTCACGCGGTCTCCGGCTCGCCGCCTACGAGGACCACCCTGACGACGGCCCGATCATCGACCAGCTGGTCTACCGCATCTACCAAGGTGACGGCGCGCCAGCTGAGGGGTACGACGACTTCCGCAACGGCACCCTGGATGTGGCGCCCATCCCTGGCGGCCGGATGATGCGAGCCGTGGAACAGTTCGGCCGCTCCGACGACGGCTACACCGGGCCGGGCGTTGTCGACGGCATCAAGCTGATCACCGCCTTCTACGGCTTCGATACCGAGAAGCCGCCGTTCGACGACCCGGCTGTGCGTCAGGGTCTGTCGCTGCTGATCGACCGACGTGCGATCGTCGAGGAGGTGGTCGGCGAAGGACGGGCTGTCGCCACGTCGGTGGTCCCACCGGGCATCCCGGGGTACGAACCGGCCGCCTGCGCTGCCTGTGACTTCGATCCTGGCCGCGCCAAGCAGCTCTTGGACGGCAAGGTCGGCCCCGACCGTCCGGTCGAGCTCGTGATCTGGCAGGCAGCCGACCACGAGGACGTCGCCGCCCGCGTGGCGCGCGACGTCAACGCAACTCTCGGCGAGGGGTCACTGACCGTGCGGACACTGGCGCACGGGGAGTGGCTGGACGCGATCCGCGCCGGCCAGGCCGCCTTCTTCCTGTCGGGCTGGGTGGCCGAGTACGCCTCCGCAGAGACGTTCCTGTACTCGCTGTTCCACCAGGGACGGATCGGTTCCGACAACCTCACCCGCTACAAGCACCCCCAGGTGAACGAACTGTTGGACCGCGCTCGCCGAGAACTGGACGCGGCCACCCGCGCCGAGCTGTACCAGCAGGCCGAGACGATCGTCCTGCAGGACATGCCGGTCGCTCCACTGTACTTCTACCGCCACCAACGCGTGGTCGGCGAGCGGGTCCGCGGCTTCCGCCTCGATCCCCTCGGCGAGGTCGACATGACCGTGGTGACGCTGCAACCGACGGGGTGA
- the secG gene encoding preprotein translocase subunit SecG yields the protein MLWRCCGRGGASPPARSPPRRPPWLSSVATSRIRPRRRSRPAHPLRTGRSSILRCYAVSAPPSPHPSPPPRTARDPAPWTPVSSTTGGPDRWSPPTVAWLCTGSAGSRRLVEVVVSRRARRRRPPRNSWKPHQERRTVFTAALVVVHVVFSLLMVMFILLHRGTGGGLSDMFGGGASGLQGSAIVERNLDRLTVFSAVGFAVTTVLLGLQLN from the coding sequence ATGCTCTGGCGGTGCTGTGGGCGTGGCGGAGCCAGCCCGCCAGCGAGGTCGCCACCGAGGCGACCGCCCTGGCTGTCTTCCGTCGCAACCAGCCGGATCCGCCCCCGCCGCCGGTCGCGTCCCGCGCATCCTTTGCGGACGGGCAGGAGTTCCATCCTGCGGTGCTACGCGGTTTCCGCCCCGCCGAGCCCACACCCATCGCCACCCCCCCGGACGGCACGCGACCCGGCGCCGTGGACGCCCGTGTCCTCGACAACTGGCGGGCCAGACCGGTGGTCACCTCCGACGGTGGCGTGGCTGTGTACTGGCTCCGCCGGCTCGAGACGGTTGGTTGAGGTGGTAGTCTCCCGCCGCGCGAGGAGGCGTCGCCCCCCGCGGAACTCTTGGAAGCCCCATCAGGAGCGTCGCACCGTGTTCACCGCCGCCCTTGTCGTGGTCCACGTGGTCTTCTCGCTGCTGATGGTGATGTTCATCCTGCTCCACCGCGGGACCGGTGGGGGCCTGTCGGACATGTTCGGTGGTGGAGCCTCGGGCCTGCAGGGCTCGGCGATCGTCGAACGCAACCTCGACCGGTTGACGGTCTTCTCCGCGGTCGGGTTCGCCGTGACCACCGTCTTGCTCGGCCTGCAGCTCAATTAG
- a CDS encoding BlaI/MecI/CopY family transcriptional regulator yields MGRRSEPLEQLLGPLEQDVMDVVWELDDATVRDVHDHLSARRKIAYTTVMTTMSRLASKGMLRRDTEGLAHRYRPAVSHEDYARATVASVLGWLVDRYPEPATSYLAEVVGEVDEATLTRMRDAVARRRIEER; encoded by the coding sequence ATGGGTCGGCGCAGTGAGCCCCTGGAGCAGTTGCTCGGGCCGCTCGAACAGGACGTCATGGACGTCGTCTGGGAGCTGGACGACGCGACGGTCCGGGACGTGCACGACCACCTGTCGGCGCGGCGGAAGATCGCGTACACCACCGTGATGACGACGATGAGCCGCCTGGCCAGCAAGGGGATGCTGCGCCGCGATACCGAAGGGCTTGCTCACCGCTACCGCCCGGCGGTCAGTCATGAGGACTACGCCCGGGCGACCGTCGCCAGCGTGCTGGGATGGCTGGTGGACCGTTATCCGGAGCCAGCGACGTCGTACCTCGCCGAGGTGGTCGGGGAGGTGGATGAGGCGACGCTGACCCGGATGCGCGATGCGGTCGCGCGCCGCCGGATCGAGGAACGCTGA
- the tpiA gene encoding triose-phosphate isomerase has translation MARRPIMAGNWKMYKDQLEAIQLVQKLAYHLDEKDYQDQDVVVCPPFTALRSIQTLIDADHLPIQLGAQNCFWEEEGAYTGEVSPPMLARLDVRYVVVGHSERRHVFGETDEDVNRKAKAVQRHGMRPIVCVGETEEQRDAGREREVVVSQLQGSLDGVEIDDPEALVVAYEPVWAIGTGRTASPEDAQDMCLAVRETMADMYGSDVADDLRIQYGGSVKPGNVRDLMASPDMDGALVGSASLSSDDFAAIVRHRR, from the coding sequence ATGGCCCGACGCCCGATCATGGCCGGTAACTGGAAGATGTACAAAGACCAACTCGAAGCGATCCAGCTGGTGCAGAAGCTCGCCTACCACCTCGACGAGAAGGACTACCAGGATCAGGACGTGGTCGTGTGCCCCCCGTTCACGGCGCTGCGCTCGATCCAGACCCTGATCGACGCCGACCACCTCCCGATCCAGCTTGGCGCCCAGAACTGCTTCTGGGAGGAGGAGGGCGCCTACACCGGCGAGGTGTCGCCCCCGATGCTCGCCCGGCTCGACGTGCGCTACGTCGTCGTCGGTCACTCGGAGCGGCGCCACGTCTTCGGCGAGACCGACGAGGATGTGAACCGCAAGGCCAAGGCGGTGCAGCGCCACGGCATGCGCCCGATCGTGTGCGTCGGCGAGACCGAGGAGCAGCGCGACGCCGGGCGCGAGCGTGAGGTGGTCGTGAGCCAGCTGCAGGGCAGCCTCGACGGCGTCGAGATCGATGATCCCGAGGCGCTGGTCGTGGCGTACGAGCCGGTGTGGGCGATCGGCACCGGCCGGACCGCCTCACCCGAGGACGCGCAGGACATGTGCCTGGCGGTCCGCGAGACGATGGCGGACATGTACGGCTCCGATGTGGCAGACGACCTGCGCATCCAGTACGGCGGGAGCGTCAAGCCGGGGAACGTCCGCGACCTGATGGCCAGTCCGGACATGGACGGGGCGCTGGTGGGGTCGGCGAGCCTGTCCTCGGACGACTTCGCCGCGATCGTCCGCCACCGCCGTTGA
- a CDS encoding dipeptide ABC transporter ATP-binding protein encodes MTVDHGGSAGVRERRSDQALLAVEHLVKWFPVERGVLFKRRVGDVKAVNGVSFDLRPGETLGLVGESGCGKTTVARTLLRLEEPTDGHAYYRGRDIFAMDKRELRALRRRVQIIFQDPYASLNPRMTVGNIVTEPWQIHRGVVAKSQQAARARDLLERVGLNPGDVNRYPHQFSGGQRQRIGVARALALNPDIIICDEPVSALDVSVQAQVINLLDDLQDEFGLAYIFIAHDLSVVRHICDRVAVMYLGRIVEFGDERDIYERPTHPYTQALLSAVPIPDPADRDRRERILLDGDLPSPSDLPSGCSFRTRCWKAEAICAEDEPDLIDRFGHGHPSRCHFAEISDSSGEHRRTGPEHDTIGN; translated from the coding sequence GTGACGGTTGATCACGGGGGGTCTGCCGGGGTCCGCGAGCGGCGTTCCGACCAGGCTCTGCTCGCGGTCGAGCACCTGGTGAAGTGGTTCCCGGTCGAGCGCGGTGTCCTGTTCAAGCGCCGCGTCGGCGACGTCAAGGCGGTCAACGGGGTCAGCTTCGACCTACGCCCGGGCGAGACGTTGGGGCTGGTCGGGGAGTCCGGCTGCGGGAAGACGACGGTTGCGCGGACGCTGCTGCGGCTGGAGGAGCCGACCGACGGGCACGCCTACTACCGGGGCCGCGACATCTTCGCGATGGACAAGCGCGAGCTGCGGGCACTGCGGCGCCGCGTCCAGATCATCTTCCAGGACCCGTACGCGTCGCTGAACCCCCGCATGACGGTCGGGAACATCGTGACGGAGCCCTGGCAGATCCACCGCGGCGTCGTCGCCAAGAGCCAGCAGGCCGCCCGTGCCAGGGACCTGCTGGAACGTGTGGGCCTCAACCCCGGCGACGTCAACCGCTACCCGCACCAGTTCTCCGGCGGGCAACGCCAGCGCATCGGCGTCGCGCGTGCGCTGGCCCTCAACCCCGACATAATCATCTGCGACGAGCCCGTCTCTGCCCTCGACGTGTCCGTGCAGGCCCAGGTGATCAACCTGCTGGACGATCTGCAGGACGAGTTCGGTCTGGCCTACATCTTCATCGCCCACGACCTGTCCGTGGTGCGCCACATCTGCGACCGGGTCGCGGTGATGTACCTGGGCAGGATCGTCGAGTTCGGGGACGAGCGTGACATCTACGAGCGCCCCACCCACCCGTACACGCAGGCACTGCTGTCGGCGGTTCCGATCCCGGATCCGGCCGACCGCGACCGCCGGGAGCGCATCCTGTTGGATGGTGACCTGCCCAGCCCATCGGACCTGCCGTCGGGCTGCTCGTTTCGGACCCGGTGCTGGAAGGCAGAGGCCATCTGCGCCGAGGACGAACCGGACCTGATCGACCGGTTCGGTCACGGGCATCCCAGCCGGTGCCACTTCGCCGAGATCAGTGACTCGTCGGGTGAACACCGACGGACGGGACCGGAGCACGACACGATCGGCAACTAG
- a CDS encoding ABC transporter ATP-binding protein codes for MATTTDGLAFGHSGPGAAQHLLEVRDLCVEFRTRHGVIEAVNGLSYSLDPRQTLAILGESGSGKTVSAHAVMGIIDSPPGYVTGGQIVYRGVDLLRLPERQMRRVRGQRVAMIFQDALAALNPVFTVGFQIAEMFRVHRGMRRQDARARAAELMDRVRIPNARRRLDDYPHQLSGGMRQRVMIAMALALDPDILIADEPTTALDVTVQAQIMQLLADLQHQTGMGMILITHDLGVVAEVADEVVVMYTGRAMERGPIHDVYARPAHPYTLGLMRSIPRADHKGRRLDPIPGQPPNLARIPPGCEFHPRCPYVQGVCVERRPPLFDVDSDRASACHFYEEILNGDG; via the coding sequence ATGGCCACGACCACCGACGGTCTGGCGTTCGGCCACAGCGGGCCGGGTGCGGCCCAGCATCTGCTGGAAGTGCGCGACCTCTGCGTCGAGTTCCGCACGCGCCACGGCGTCATCGAGGCGGTCAACGGCTTGAGCTACAGCCTCGATCCGCGTCAGACGCTGGCGATCCTGGGTGAGTCGGGATCCGGGAAGACCGTCTCCGCCCACGCGGTGATGGGCATCATCGACTCGCCGCCCGGGTACGTGACCGGGGGTCAGATCGTCTACCGTGGCGTGGACCTGCTGCGCCTGCCGGAACGGCAGATGCGCCGCGTCCGCGGGCAGCGCGTCGCGATGATCTTCCAGGACGCCCTCGCGGCGCTCAACCCCGTCTTCACGGTCGGGTTCCAGATCGCGGAGATGTTCCGCGTCCACCGGGGCATGCGCCGCCAGGACGCCCGCGCCCGCGCCGCGGAGCTGATGGACCGGGTACGCATTCCCAACGCCCGCCGCCGGCTCGACGACTACCCGCACCAGTTGTCCGGTGGCATGCGCCAGCGGGTGATGATCGCGATGGCGCTGGCACTCGACCCGGACATCCTCATCGCCGACGAGCCGACCACGGCCCTCGACGTGACAGTGCAGGCCCAGATCATGCAGCTCCTAGCCGATCTGCAGCACCAGACCGGCATGGGCATGATCCTGATCACCCACGACCTCGGAGTGGTCGCCGAGGTCGCCGACGAGGTCGTGGTCATGTACACGGGGCGGGCCATGGAACGCGGTCCCATCCACGACGTGTACGCACGGCCGGCGCACCCCTACACGCTCGGGTTGATGCGCTCGATCCCGCGTGCGGATCACAAGGGCCGCCGGCTGGACCCGATCCCGGGTCAGCCTCCCAACCTCGCCAGGATCCCGCCGGGGTGCGAGTTCCACCCACGCTGCCCGTACGTGCAAGGCGTGTGCGTGGAGCGCCGGCCACCCCTGTTCGACGTCGACAGCGACCGGGCGAGCGCCTGTCACTTCTACGAGGAGATCCTCAACGGTGACGGTTGA
- a CDS encoding ABC transporter permease, producing the protein MADGPVRSPAHARRPAQRRDAGIPAGGQVLVGDAFSEGVEAAAARTATDRARGAAGGASLWGDAWAELRRDRLFVVAAGLIAVLTVMAAFPQLFTTFYPGNPDPRSCSLVDSLQRPSAQHWFGFDLQGCDYYTRTVYGARVSMVIGVSVVGVAAAIAVVFGSLAGYYGGVLDAIVARITDVWLAVPVILGGLVAITALRSPDGHVVAETLARLFGAIDRVTGARGLGVVAFVLTILGWPTMLRLMRSSVVEKKEADYVDAARALGASDLRIIVWHILPNAVAPVVVYATLSVGLIIAAEATLSFLGVGLKLPAISWGLMIHSAQYRVLAAPHLVLFPGLLLSITVFSFVLMGDAIRDALDPRLR; encoded by the coding sequence ATGGCTGACGGCCCCGTCCGCAGCCCCGCGCACGCGCGCCGACCGGCGCAGCGGCGCGACGCCGGGATCCCGGCCGGAGGGCAGGTCCTGGTCGGTGACGCCTTCTCCGAGGGGGTGGAGGCCGCGGCGGCGCGGACAGCCACTGACCGGGCCCGCGGCGCGGCCGGGGGCGCGAGCCTGTGGGGCGACGCCTGGGCGGAGCTCCGGCGCGACCGGCTTTTCGTGGTCGCCGCCGGGCTGATCGCGGTCTTGACGGTGATGGCGGCGTTCCCGCAGCTGTTCACGACCTTCTACCCGGGCAACCCCGATCCGCGCTCGTGCAGCCTCGTGGACTCGCTGCAGCGGCCCAGCGCCCAGCACTGGTTCGGCTTCGATCTGCAAGGCTGCGACTACTACACCCGGACGGTGTACGGGGCAAGGGTCTCGATGGTGATCGGGGTCTCGGTGGTGGGGGTGGCCGCGGCGATCGCGGTGGTGTTCGGGTCGCTGGCCGGGTACTACGGCGGCGTGCTGGACGCGATCGTCGCGCGCATCACCGACGTCTGGCTGGCCGTCCCCGTCATCCTGGGCGGCCTCGTGGCCATCACCGCGCTGCGCAGCCCCGACGGACACGTGGTCGCCGAGACACTCGCGCGTCTGTTCGGGGCGATCGACCGGGTGACCGGCGCCCGCGGGCTCGGTGTGGTGGCGTTCGTGCTGACGATCCTCGGTTGGCCGACCATGCTGCGGCTGATGCGCTCGTCGGTGGTGGAGAAGAAGGAGGCGGACTACGTCGATGCGGCACGCGCCCTGGGAGCCAGCGATCTCCGGATCATCGTGTGGCACATCCTCCCCAACGCGGTCGCGCCGGTGGTGGTCTACGCCACCCTCAGCGTCGGCTTGATCATCGCTGCCGAGGCGACCCTGTCCTTCCTCGGGGTCGGGCTGAAGCTGCCCGCGATCTCGTGGGGGCTGATGATCCACTCGGCGCAGTACCGTGTCTTGGCCGCGCCGCATCTGGTGCTGTTCCCGGGACTGCTACTCAGCATCACCGTGTTCAGCTTCGTGCTGATGGGCGATGCGATCCGCGATGCCCTCGACCCGAGGCTACGCTGA
- a CDS encoding ABC transporter permease has translation MPGDPIRGLSGERPMPPTARQQLTDRYNLDDPLMRQYAKYIGVMRQDDERGFSGILQGDFGQDFRGRPVSAHFRERLPVTARLALGALGFETILGMVAGVLAGLRRSGFLDNLVLVATTAVISIPMFVLGFLTQLLLGVKFGIFPVAGLRQGWISYVLPSMVLGSVSLAFIARLLRTSLADNVRANYVRTAIAKGLTRQRVVGLHTLRNALIPVVTFLGVDLGFLLGGAVVTETVFNIPGLGRAVFEAVLRQEGFVVVGIVTFLVVVFMVANLVVDVVYAILDPRIRYG, from the coding sequence ATGCCCGGCGATCCGATCCGGGGACTGTCCGGTGAGCGACCGATGCCGCCGACCGCCCGCCAGCAGCTCACCGACCGGTACAACCTCGACGATCCCTTGATGCGTCAGTACGCGAAGTACATCGGGGTGATGCGGCAGGACGACGAACGCGGATTCAGCGGCATCCTCCAGGGCGACTTCGGACAGGATTTCCGCGGACGGCCGGTGTCCGCTCATTTCCGTGAGCGGCTGCCGGTCACCGCTCGTCTGGCCCTGGGGGCGTTGGGCTTCGAGACGATCCTGGGGATGGTGGCGGGGGTGCTGGCGGGGCTGCGCCGCAGCGGCTTCCTCGACAACCTCGTGCTGGTCGCGACCACGGCGGTGATCTCCATCCCCATGTTCGTGCTCGGCTTCCTGACACAGCTGCTCCTCGGCGTGAAGTTCGGGATCTTCCCCGTGGCGGGGCTCCGCCAGGGATGGATCAGTTACGTGCTCCCCTCGATGGTGCTCGGCTCGGTTTCGCTGGCGTTCATCGCCCGACTGCTGCGCACCAGCCTGGCCGACAACGTCCGCGCCAACTACGTGCGCACGGCGATCGCCAAGGGCCTGACGCGCCAGCGGGTCGTGGGCCTGCACACGCTGCGCAACGCCCTGATCCCGGTCGTCACCTTCCTCGGCGTCGACCTCGGGTTCCTCCTCGGTGGCGCCGTCGTCACCGAGACGGTCTTCAACATCCCCGGGCTCGGGCGGGCGGTGTTCGAGGCCGTGTTGCGCCAGGAAGGGTTCGTGGTGGTGGGGATCGTGACCTTCCTCGTCGTGGTGTTCATGGTCGCCAACCTGGTGGTGGACGTGGTCTACGCCATCCTCGACCCGCGGATCCGGTATGGCTGA